A window from Treponema sp. J25 encodes these proteins:
- a CDS encoding xyloglucanase, translated as MKKKFSLIERAVLCIGIIGVLVGCASSGSPAGGSSSAAGPKIWKNVSIVGGGFVTGIIYNTKQKGLVYARTDIGGAYRWDTQKEEWIPLTDFAGVEDWGRLGIASLATDPVEPNRLILATGMYTNEWDPTNGEMLISEDYGNTFKRVPLPFKLGANMPGRGIGERLAIDPNNNKIVYFGSFGNGLWRSSDYGYTWEEVTSFPTRGNVYDKDFETYCGGFRHFHGIGWVVFDPASGKPGEGSKHIYVGVMDTGATIYESTDGGVSWHPLAGQPYAEAYKPGEAHGHLSENCPCYKYYPIKCTYSPEGAMIISYNAGFGPFSSSYQGGAIWKYTFATKTWTDISLPKHDHDPNRRTDDRGVGSVAVDWQNPQVLVASTLNEWWPDEVLYRSTDGGKTWNPIWRMTTYPNRENYYELDYRLSPWIDWGTEKALPEQNPKLGWMIVDIEIDPFDSNKLLYVTGATIWGSKNLTDWDKGKKVKIEIMAKGIEETAVLDLISPPEGPHLVSGMGDIGGFVHWDLAKAPNMIVDPYISAVNSLDYAGQKPWFMVRMGDGKMGISDDYGLTWKPAHNYIEGADTGWTGSVAVAADASVILWAPGGKDVPVSWSADRGKTWVPAKGIPSNARLAADRVNPARFYAYHEGVFYASTDGAKSFSVVNTQVFAAGKRDAAGKLPKNEKGEELMSASDFTAVLGLEGHLWFAAGNLGLFHSVDGGKNWERIPNVEAASVVGLGKAAPRASYQALYINGKIKGKWGIYQSDDKGKNWTRINDDQHQFGVANTAITGDPRIYGRVYLATNGRGIVYTEGASTTTGAETLAWAQAKIAERTKAGGGPVEERPATDNDCNSLAETLGPVKLVIDRDVSIPSEPPLTGATATVVEFDGQKALKVTANSKGEVRFAYVLEKPITLENLVYLSWKIGGFYGGEGNYNCALIYNEGDAKGRLVSFYLGKIDKNKLVAVKNNIRAHEQWTKNFKKTRELYAIQFWTDNPAKVLYITDLSLKPAE; from the coding sequence ATGAAAAAAAAATTTTCCCTAATAGAAAGGGCTGTCCTTTGTATAGGCATCATAGGGGTTCTTGTAGGTTGCGCTTCGAGTGGAAGTCCCGCCGGTGGATCAAGTTCGGCGGCGGGCCCAAAAATCTGGAAGAATGTTTCCATCGTGGGTGGCGGTTTTGTCACCGGTATTATCTACAACACTAAACAGAAGGGCCTTGTCTATGCCCGTACCGATATTGGGGGAGCTTACCGCTGGGATACCCAAAAAGAAGAGTGGATCCCCCTCACAGACTTTGCGGGAGTGGAAGACTGGGGGCGTCTTGGTATCGCCAGTCTTGCCACGGACCCGGTGGAACCCAATCGGCTTATTTTAGCCACAGGCATGTATACCAATGAGTGGGACCCCACCAATGGGGAAATGTTGATTTCGGAAGATTACGGGAATACCTTTAAGCGGGTTCCCCTCCCGTTTAAGCTGGGGGCCAATATGCCAGGCCGGGGCATTGGGGAACGGCTTGCCATCGATCCAAACAACAACAAAATTGTGTACTTTGGTTCATTCGGTAATGGCTTATGGCGGAGTTCCGATTATGGGTACACCTGGGAAGAGGTTACCTCCTTCCCTACCAGAGGAAATGTGTACGATAAGGACTTTGAGACCTACTGTGGCGGCTTCCGGCATTTTCATGGGATTGGCTGGGTAGTGTTTGACCCCGCATCAGGAAAACCCGGCGAAGGGTCAAAACACATCTATGTGGGAGTGATGGATACGGGTGCTACCATTTACGAATCTACCGATGGAGGAGTCAGCTGGCATCCCCTTGCGGGCCAGCCCTATGCGGAGGCCTACAAGCCGGGCGAAGCTCACGGTCATCTTTCTGAAAATTGTCCTTGCTACAAATACTATCCCATCAAGTGTACCTATTCTCCTGAGGGTGCCATGATTATCTCCTACAACGCCGGATTTGGCCCCTTTAGCTCGAGTTATCAGGGGGGGGCCATCTGGAAATATACCTTTGCCACTAAAACCTGGACCGATATATCCCTGCCTAAGCATGATCACGACCCGAATCGCCGGACCGACGATCGGGGTGTGGGAAGCGTCGCCGTGGATTGGCAAAATCCCCAGGTGCTGGTGGCCTCTACTCTGAACGAATGGTGGCCCGATGAAGTATTGTATCGGAGTACCGATGGAGGAAAAACCTGGAACCCCATCTGGAGGATGACAACCTATCCGAACCGGGAAAACTACTATGAGCTCGACTACCGCCTGAGCCCCTGGATCGATTGGGGTACAGAGAAGGCCCTCCCCGAACAAAACCCCAAACTCGGTTGGATGATCGTCGATATCGAAATCGATCCCTTTGACTCGAACAAGTTGCTCTATGTAACTGGGGCTACCATCTGGGGAAGTAAAAACCTTACCGATTGGGACAAGGGGAAAAAGGTAAAGATAGAAATCATGGCGAAGGGCATCGAAGAAACGGCGGTCCTTGACCTGATAAGTCCCCCAGAAGGGCCTCACCTGGTAAGTGGTATGGGCGATATTGGAGGGTTTGTACACTGGGACCTGGCTAAAGCCCCCAACATGATTGTGGATCCCTACATTAGCGCCGTGAACAGCCTAGATTATGCGGGGCAAAAACCCTGGTTTATGGTGCGCATGGGGGACGGAAAGATGGGAATTAGTGATGATTACGGTCTAACGTGGAAACCGGCCCACAATTATATCGAAGGGGCCGATACGGGCTGGACTGGTTCTGTGGCGGTAGCCGCCGATGCATCGGTAATTCTCTGGGCCCCCGGTGGTAAGGATGTGCCGGTCTCATGGTCCGCCGATCGGGGGAAGACGTGGGTCCCCGCAAAGGGTATCCCTTCTAATGCCCGCCTTGCAGCTGATCGGGTGAATCCTGCCCGTTTCTATGCCTATCATGAGGGGGTTTTTTATGCCAGTACTGATGGGGCAAAGAGTTTTTCCGTGGTAAATACCCAGGTGTTTGCCGCAGGAAAGCGGGATGCGGCGGGGAAACTTCCCAAAAACGAAAAAGGGGAAGAACTCATGTCGGCTTCGGATTTTACTGCCGTTCTTGGACTGGAAGGACACCTGTGGTTTGCCGCAGGAAACCTGGGTCTTTTCCATAGTGTTGATGGAGGTAAAAATTGGGAAAGAATTCCCAATGTGGAAGCTGCTTCGGTAGTAGGTCTGGGTAAAGCAGCCCCCCGGGCTTCCTATCAGGCCCTGTACATTAATGGAAAAATAAAGGGAAAGTGGGGAATATACCAGTCGGACGATAAGGGAAAGAACTGGACTCGAATTAACGATGATCAGCATCAGTTCGGAGTTGCTAACACGGCGATTACCGGGGACCCCCGAATTTATGGGCGGGTATATCTGGCCACCAATGGGCGAGGAATTGTGTATACCGAGGGGGCTTCTACAACCACGGGGGCCGAAACCCTGGCATGGGCGCAGGCAAAGATAGCCGAACGAACAAAGGCAGGGGGTGGTCCTGTTGAAGAACGGCCCGCCACCGATAATGATTGTAATAGCCTCGCAGAAACCCTGGGACCCGTTAAACTGGTTATTGATCGGGACGTATCGATCCCCAGTGAACCCCCTTTAACGGGGGCCACCGCCACTGTAGTAGAGTTCGATGGACAAAAGGCCCTTAAGGTGACGGCTAACTCTAAAGGGGAAGTTCGCTTTGCCTATGTGCTTGAAAAACCCATCACCCTGGAAAACCTGGTGTATCTATCCTGGAAGATTGGCGGTTTTTACGGGGGAGAGGGAAACTATAACTGTGCCCTTATCTATAATGAAGGGGATGCTAAGGGGCGGCTTGTTTCATTCTATCTGGGTAAGATAGATAAAAATAAGTTGGTGGCGGTAAAGAACAACATCCGGGCCCATGAACAGTGGACTAAGAATTTTAAGAAAACCCGGGAGTTGTACGCCATTCAGTTCTGGACCGATAACCCCGCCAAGGTGCTCTATATCACTGACCTTTCGTTAAAGCCTGCTGAGTAA
- a CDS encoding exonuclease SbcCD subunit D, which yields MKILHTGDLHLGRVFHERPLIEDQYHILEELLRILQEDRYDALLIAGDVYDRSIPSAEAVTLLGFFLARCREVSPPTRLCIISGNHDSAQRLAYGKELFQAMGIHIATTMEESQKPLIVEDAAGRRTAFFLLPFLYPTLEWAEEEVDPDHGTPPPPDSQRELSFSTSSEPMLLRRQKERMQRIARRLEQQRSQCSREGVDHSILVAHLFARGGAESDSERLLVGTAEQVDPALFAGFDYLALGHLHRNQQVSPNGWYSGSPLAYSFDEADQTKVVLSVELEPGRSPLVTPIPLHPLRPLRRLSGPFASFLPGGPLEKEEGALRSSYLEIELTDEALVENPLSILRQRFPYLLSVKQDRALTQLSVHQLEVRRSQGRGEGKNLVEDFSLFLTELYQQADPARLELFNRLLLELEQQYQGGGAR from the coding sequence ATGAAGATCCTCCACACCGGTGACCTGCACCTGGGGCGGGTATTCCACGAACGGCCCCTTATCGAAGATCAATATCATATCCTGGAAGAACTCCTACGGATCCTGCAGGAGGATCGCTATGATGCCCTGCTGATTGCGGGGGATGTGTACGACCGGTCCATCCCTTCCGCCGAAGCGGTAACCCTGCTGGGCTTTTTCCTTGCCCGATGCCGGGAAGTAAGTCCCCCCACCCGGCTGTGCATCATCAGTGGGAACCATGATTCGGCCCAGCGCCTTGCCTATGGAAAGGAACTCTTCCAGGCCATGGGGATCCACATTGCTACCACCATGGAAGAAAGCCAGAAGCCCCTCATTGTGGAGGATGCGGCGGGAAGACGAACGGCCTTCTTCCTCCTTCCTTTTTTGTATCCCACCCTGGAATGGGCAGAAGAAGAGGTGGACCCGGACCATGGAACCCCGCCACCCCCTGATTCCCAGAGGGAGCTTTCCTTTTCAACTAGTTCCGAACCGATGCTTCTGCGGCGCCAAAAAGAGCGTATGCAGCGGATTGCACGCCGCCTGGAACAGCAGCGAAGCCAGTGCTCTAGAGAGGGGGTAGACCACAGCATCCTGGTGGCCCACCTTTTTGCCCGGGGAGGTGCGGAAAGTGATTCGGAACGCCTGCTTGTGGGAACGGCCGAACAGGTAGATCCGGCCCTTTTTGCCGGTTTTGATTACCTTGCCCTGGGGCATCTCCACCGAAACCAGCAGGTGTCCCCCAATGGCTGGTACAGCGGTAGTCCCCTGGCCTACAGTTTTGATGAGGCGGATCAAACAAAGGTGGTCCTTTCGGTGGAACTCGAGCCAGGCCGGTCCCCCCTGGTTACCCCCATCCCCCTGCATCCCCTCCGGCCGTTGCGACGGCTTTCGGGGCCCTTTGCATCTTTCTTACCCGGCGGCCCCCTCGAAAAAGAAGAGGGGGCCCTCCGTTCCTCGTATTTAGAAATTGAACTTACCGATGAGGCCCTTGTAGAAAATCCCCTGTCGATACTTCGCCAGCGATTTCCCTATCTTTTGTCGGTAAAACAAGACCGGGCCCTGACCCAGCTGAGTGTCCATCAGTTAGAAGTGCGCCGATCCCAGGGCCGGGGAGAAGGGAAAAACCTGGTGGAAGATTTTTCTCTGTTTCTGACGGAATTGTACCAGCAGGCTGATCCGGCGCGGCTAGAATTGTTTAACCGGCTGCTTCTTGAACTGGAACAACAGTACCAGGGAGGAGGTGCCCGGTGA
- a CDS encoding caspase family protein, with product MNNRILVDCFSWGRLLFIVRIIMVLGGGLTLGGCTIPEASQRVALVYGVADYPPLNDANPDDNDLSAPTNDAANMAALFTRQGYTVTQRTDSNVTKAAILSDIKNLQGFSGLVVLYFSGHGTATSEGKAAIVPYDALQVSGQSVTLQEQNLITAADLKAAFDGAGITHRVLILDSCYSGGFVDAGATTDGIPPVYGYLDDGTSRYGFFLGALGDAITAYVSYESSDSTVVLAAAGMGEYSWESETSGGSPTGVFTYYLLRGASYGDADGDSYLTTTELYAYTASRIAADWNAYYQSYPADSTQYADFHPHVSGNAREYLLFKKE from the coding sequence ATGAATAACAGAATACTGGTAGACTGTTTCTCCTGGGGGAGACTGCTTTTCATAGTACGAATTATTATGGTTCTGGGTGGGGGCCTTACCCTTGGAGGATGTACTATCCCCGAGGCATCCCAGCGGGTGGCCCTGGTGTACGGCGTGGCCGATTATCCGCCACTTAATGATGCTAATCCTGATGATAACGACCTCAGCGCCCCTACCAACGACGCGGCCAATATGGCGGCCCTCTTTACCCGCCAGGGGTACACGGTTACCCAGCGAACCGATTCGAACGTAACAAAGGCCGCTATCCTCTCGGATATTAAGAATTTGCAGGGTTTTTCGGGGCTTGTGGTCTTGTATTTTTCGGGCCACGGTACGGCGACTAGTGAAGGCAAAGCGGCCATCGTGCCCTACGATGCCCTGCAGGTAAGTGGTCAATCCGTTACGTTGCAAGAACAAAACCTGATTACCGCCGCGGACCTCAAGGCTGCCTTTGACGGGGCGGGCATTACCCATCGGGTGCTCATCCTGGATAGCTGTTATTCTGGTGGCTTCGTGGACGCCGGGGCCACCACCGACGGGATACCCCCCGTGTACGGCTACCTGGATGACGGCACCAGCCGTTATGGCTTCTTCCTCGGGGCCCTGGGCGATGCCATTACCGCCTATGTTTCCTATGAAAGCTCGGACTCCACGGTGGTTCTTGCTGCGGCGGGCATGGGCGAGTATAGCTGGGAATCAGAAACCTCTGGAGGAAGCCCTACGGGGGTCTTTACGTATTATCTTCTTCGAGGGGCCTCCTATGGGGATGCCGATGGGGATAGCTACCTTACTACCACGGAACTCTATGCATATACGGCCTCCCGTATTGCGGCCGACTGGAATGCCTATTACCAGTCCTATCCTGCCGATAGTACCCAGTATGCGGATTTCCATCCCCATGTAAGCGGGAACGCCCGGGAGTATCTCCTCTTTAAAAAGGAGTAG
- a CDS encoding glycoside hydrolase family 3 protein, with product METYPFRDPTLPLEERLADLMKRLTIEEKLALLPTQQAAIERLGIPEYHIGAEGAHGFVDREGVSTTFPQTIGLACSWDRRLFREIGKVIGEEARAYFKKSGKGGLSLWFPTIDMERHPRWGRTEEGYGEDPYLTGELAAEIIRGAQGEDPFYLQVSCAPKHFFANNNEKNRGSCSCSVDPRNMYEYYLPAFEKAFLKGDAYSLMTAYNEVNGIPMMIHPLVRDLVKNTWGLEGKGHVVTDGADVRCTVLLHHYFETHAQTIAAALKNGVDTMTDDPALVIPAAREALQQGLMSEAELDRAVAASLRVRFRFGHFDPPGICPYDQPVEEGPESPRKRALARRAVQESVVLLKNGVPVEGPQRPLLPLDLSSPIPSGKGAKIALIGPLIDHVYSDWYSGNPPYRVSVMDALRPLVEDQWGKEGFICERALDEVCFTTMDGRPLVIDGDGNLRIGKVPPETPAAVFVREDWGWGANTLYSPERQRYLETKESFDVSRQPAEGEDLWGEGKGYGDSPLKVTASTTLNWFITTLYNLVPAHIASRRERSGIAELTKDGPFQHEAMQEPKDGGTEQQRARKFAFSEWRKTDTIVGSPFIEKNCALYREGPAFLRTWNSKTLRIDKEGNFHLERFCTEPTPLMMHLLRDGIEKAVEAAKGAETVILCLGNNPVINGKEEVDRPSLRLPPYQSALLKAVLAANPRTVVVLMASYPFMLDEEERAAPAIVYLAHGLQELGNGLVDVLVGRVSPAGRLPLTWYEREEGLPDIMEYDIIRSGLTYQYTRRPVLFPFGHGLSYSRFTYKDLRCSSPRLAPGAEVSIRCTVVNEGPLPADEVVQFYVAFYGSKAPRPLRSLKGFERLHLRVGEARPVEFRLRAEDLAIWDVRQGRFWVEPGRASIMIGASSEDIRLSTEIEILGESLPPRCADSIEAWSYDSYQWCYLHEKRGEPIPAVFGTTKRQEKLHGGAAYGVVNGEHPQKSKTPFQGQGLRAPGEGKNDRNGSAQDILESVLWVLYREIDFEGGKTVIEVTAAAGPGTTLELYLDSLEGPPHAVLPLPTTTDICAIPDAPQRPDLVWATLAFPIAPIEGIHDLYLVFRGNLALHRFRFGPTASASVAT from the coding sequence ATGGAAACCTATCCTTTTCGCGATCCCACCTTGCCGCTGGAAGAACGTCTTGCGGATCTTATGAAACGGCTCACGATAGAAGAAAAGCTTGCCCTTCTTCCTACCCAGCAGGCTGCCATCGAACGACTGGGTATCCCGGAGTATCACATCGGAGCGGAAGGGGCCCATGGTTTTGTAGATCGAGAAGGGGTTTCCACCACCTTCCCTCAAACCATTGGTCTTGCCTGTAGCTGGGATCGGAGGCTGTTTCGAGAAATCGGAAAGGTTATTGGAGAAGAAGCCCGAGCTTACTTTAAAAAAAGTGGGAAAGGAGGACTTTCCCTCTGGTTCCCCACCATAGATATGGAACGACATCCCCGTTGGGGGCGCACCGAGGAGGGCTACGGGGAAGACCCCTACTTAACCGGAGAACTGGCCGCTGAAATCATCCGGGGTGCCCAGGGGGAAGATCCTTTTTACCTTCAGGTATCCTGTGCGCCTAAGCATTTTTTTGCTAACAATAACGAAAAGAATCGGGGGAGCTGTTCCTGTTCGGTAGATCCCCGCAATATGTATGAGTACTATCTACCTGCCTTTGAGAAGGCCTTTCTCAAAGGGGACGCCTATTCCTTGATGACCGCCTATAACGAGGTGAACGGTATCCCCATGATGATCCATCCCCTGGTGCGAGACCTTGTAAAAAACACCTGGGGACTTGAAGGCAAAGGTCATGTAGTCACCGATGGGGCCGATGTACGCTGTACGGTTCTCCTCCATCATTATTTTGAAACCCACGCACAAACTATTGCGGCGGCCTTAAAAAACGGGGTGGATACTATGACCGATGATCCTGCTCTGGTAATTCCCGCTGCCCGGGAGGCTCTGCAACAGGGATTGATGAGCGAAGCTGAACTGGACCGGGCCGTGGCGGCAAGCCTGCGAGTACGATTCCGTTTCGGCCATTTTGATCCTCCCGGTATCTGTCCCTATGATCAACCTGTTGAAGAGGGCCCTGAAAGCCCTCGGAAAAGGGCTCTTGCCCGGCGGGCTGTGCAGGAATCGGTGGTATTGTTAAAGAACGGTGTACCAGTAGAGGGACCCCAAAGGCCTCTTTTGCCATTAGATCTTTCTTCACCTATCCCATCGGGGAAAGGGGCAAAAATAGCCCTTATCGGGCCCCTTATAGATCACGTATATAGCGATTGGTATAGCGGCAATCCTCCCTATCGGGTGTCGGTGATGGATGCCCTTCGTCCGCTCGTAGAAGATCAGTGGGGAAAAGAGGGGTTTATCTGCGAAAGAGCTTTAGACGAAGTATGCTTTACCACCATGGATGGCCGGCCCCTGGTGATAGATGGGGATGGGAACCTTCGGATTGGAAAGGTTCCCCCGGAGACTCCCGCCGCAGTTTTTGTCCGGGAAGATTGGGGCTGGGGAGCAAATACCCTCTATAGCCCTGAACGACAGCGCTACCTCGAAACAAAGGAGTCCTTTGACGTGTCACGTCAGCCAGCAGAAGGAGAGGACCTTTGGGGTGAAGGAAAAGGCTATGGAGATAGTCCCCTTAAAGTAACTGCTTCTACGACGTTAAATTGGTTTATTACCACCCTCTATAATCTGGTACCCGCACATATTGCTTCAAGGCGAGAAAGAAGTGGTATCGCAGAGCTCACAAAGGACGGCCCTTTTCAGCATGAAGCGATGCAGGAGCCAAAAGATGGGGGGACCGAACAGCAAAGGGCAAGGAAATTTGCTTTCTCCGAATGGAGAAAAACAGATACCATTGTGGGTTCCCCTTTCATCGAGAAAAACTGTGCCCTGTACCGGGAAGGTCCGGCGTTCCTCCGAACCTGGAATAGTAAGACCCTTCGTATTGATAAGGAAGGGAACTTTCACCTTGAACGGTTTTGTACCGAGCCTACGCCACTTATGATGCATCTTCTGCGGGATGGTATTGAAAAGGCGGTTGAAGCGGCAAAAGGGGCTGAAACGGTTATTCTCTGTCTGGGTAATAATCCAGTTATTAATGGAAAAGAAGAGGTCGATCGGCCCAGTTTGCGATTACCACCCTATCAGTCGGCCCTGCTTAAGGCGGTGCTGGCTGCAAATCCTCGGACGGTAGTGGTCCTAATGGCAAGTTATCCCTTTATGCTGGATGAGGAAGAGCGGGCAGCGCCGGCTATCGTGTATCTTGCCCATGGCTTACAGGAACTGGGAAATGGTCTTGTGGATGTGCTCGTGGGAAGGGTGAGCCCCGCGGGTCGGCTCCCCTTAACCTGGTACGAACGGGAAGAGGGGCTACCGGATATCATGGAATATGACATTATCCGTTCGGGCCTTACCTATCAGTATACTCGGCGACCTGTGCTCTTTCCCTTTGGTCATGGCCTTTCCTATAGTCGCTTTACCTATAAGGATCTTCGCTGTTCTTCCCCCCGTCTTGCCCCCGGCGCAGAGGTATCCATTCGTTGTACCGTGGTAAACGAGGGGCCTCTGCCGGCCGACGAGGTAGTTCAATTCTATGTAGCGTTTTATGGTTCGAAGGCCCCCCGTCCTTTGCGAAGCTTGAAGGGTTTTGAACGACTACACCTTAGGGTGGGCGAAGCTCGCCCGGTGGAATTTCGTTTGCGAGCCGAGGACCTGGCCATCTGGGATGTGCGGCAGGGTCGGTTCTGGGTGGAGCCGGGCCGGGCGAGCATCATGATCGGGGCCTCTTCCGAGGATATTCGTCTTTCCACGGAGATTGAAATACTGGGGGAAAGCCTGCCCCCCCGCTGCGCCGACTCTATTGAGGCCTGGAGCTACGACTCTTATCAGTGGTGTTATCTCCATGAAAAGCGGGGTGAACCTATACCGGCGGTGTTTGGAACGACTAAAAGACAAGAGAAACTCCATGGGGGGGCAGCGTATGGTGTTGTAAATGGGGAGCATCCTCAGAAGAGTAAGACCCCTTTCCAGGGACAGGGGCTGCGAGCCCCCGGGGAGGGAAAAAACGATAGGAACGGAAGTGCCCAGGATATTCTTGAATCGGTCCTCTGGGTTCTTTACCGGGAAATAGATTTTGAGGGGGGAAAAACCGTTATTGAGGTTACTGCCGCGGCAGGGCCCGGAACTACTCTCGAACTTTATCTTGATAGTCTGGAAGGGCCTCCCCATGCAGTCCTTCCCCTTCCGACGACTACAGATATCTGTGCGATCCCCGATGCCCCCCAGCGGCCTGATCTTGTGTGGGCTACCCTGGCTTTCCCTATTGCACCGATTGAAGGTATCCACGACCTGTACCTGGTATTTCGGGGGAATCTGGCCCTTCATCGGTTTAGGTTTGGCCCTACAGCTTCGGCGTCGGTTGCAACATAA